A genomic region of Oncorhynchus mykiss isolate Arlee chromosome 2, USDA_OmykA_1.1, whole genome shotgun sequence contains the following coding sequences:
- the LOC110511524 gene encoding protein asteroid homolog 1-like yields MFFFCAWEGVVFFNKLLKWLASFQEKQEALDNVHLLIGHGENNMDAALQALSQGIETYQIQPGCLECFFNDGEAPDPGLLPNHLSVLPDWTLLPLTNGTLPPYMIYILQRRPVIQGIQVEDHSLPSGNNTSRPIRQVFYGLLLGEGREVEEYDREETNLTSSKVNAILPSAAQQLQLDTLDQTPYFERREVFLETLGVSQSTLNGLPLHLGLPVAVTYYWLRHAHPRPDLPLLQALLLGLVYGELCRQRKSQRGMDQSMNENTHTATHNLEFINKVRFIEEEPVLERMRGLIQRRAMSPDLGVVHAYSQWKRCMRDCLDLNQLLCFPLPEPQCAWLYKGTLVHQLVGQLRRGVTPDSLLMEDPSSGQLYKAMLDAMRPYSTSRKLRPLDNLTAPLQILSLEDEEFDDDDDDDGVGCTEVPMSRHKRKERFNKALLSYRYRDH; encoded by the exons atgttttttttttgtgcttGGGAAGGGGTTGTCTTTTTCAACAAGTTGCTGAAATGGCTGGCCAGTTTCCAGGAGAAGCAGGAGGCCTTGGACAATGTGCACCTCCTCATTGGTCATGGGGAAAACAACATGGATGCTGCCCTCCAGGCCCTCTCTCAGGGCATAGAAACATACCAGATTCAACCCGGTTGCCTGGAGTGTTTCTTCAATGATGGCGAGGCTCCTGATCCCGGCCTTCTCCCAAACCATCTGAGTGTCCTTCCAGACTGGACTCTGCTGCCGTTGACGAACGGGACACTTCCCCCCTACATGATATACATTCTGCAGCGGAGGCCAGTGATACAGGGTATCCAAGTGGAAGATCACAGCTTACCCAGTGGGAACAACACCTCTCGGCCCATACGGCAGGTATTCTACGGGCTGCTGCTGGGTGAAGGGAGGGAAGTGGAGGAGTATGACAGGGAAGAAACAAACCTGACCAGCAGCAAGGTTAATGCCATCCTGCCCAGTGCTGCACAACAGCTGCAGCTGGACACACTGGATCAG ACTCCATATTTTGAGCGGCGTGAGGTATTTTTGGAGACCCTTGGTGTGTCCCAGTCCACTTTGAATGGTCTCCCACTTCACCTGGGACTTCCTGTGGCTGTTACCTACTACTGGCTGAGGCACGCCCATCCCCGACCAGACCTTCCTCTCCTGCAGGCCCTGCTACTAGGACTGGTGTATGGAGAGCTCTGCAGACAGAGGAAGAGCCAGAGAGGTATGGACCAGAGCAtgaatgaaaacacacacacagccacacacaactTGGAATTTATAAATAAAGTGC GGTTTATAGAGGAGGAACCAGTgttggagaggatgagagggctGATTCAGAGACGTGCTATGAGTCCAGACCTGGGTGTGGTCCACGCCTATAGCCAATGGAAGCGCTGCATGAGGGATTGCCTTGACCTGAACCAACTGCTGTGCTTCCCTCTACCTGAGCCTCAGTGTGCCTG GCTGTACAAGGGCACTCTGGTGCACCAGCTTGTGGGCCAACTGAGACGGGGGGTGACCCCGGATTCTCTCCTGATGGAAGACCCTTCATCTGGGCAGCTGTACAAAGCCATGCTGGACGCCATGCGTCCATACTCAACTTCCAGGAAGCTGAGACCACTGGACAACCTGACGGCCCCTCTGCAGATTCTGTCGCTGGAGGATGAAGaatttgatgatgatgatgatgatgatggagtaGGCTGTACTGAAGTCCCAATGTCCCGTCACAAGAGGAAGGAAAGATTCAATAAAGCTCTGTTGAGTTATAGATATAGGGACCACTAA